The Candidatus Melainabacteria bacterium DNA segment TCCAACTCCGCCGGAGCGCTTGCCAGCCTGTGTCGTCCAGACGAAGACCATGCTCGGCTTCGTCAGGGCGTCCAGACGATCGGCCAATTTGGCACGTTCGTATGCTTCCGGAGTCGCATAGCTGACCGCACCCGAGGCCGAGACGTTGGCGTTCTGCTGAATGAAGCCTTCCAACTCCTGCGGACTGCAGATCACGCCCTCGGAGAGATCGGGAGAATCGCTCCTCTTCATTACGAATATGACGGCAGTCGGGCCGGTTGCCGGGCATGTATCAAAGTAGCCCCTCTGTTCGAATGTGGGCGCTATCGGCGTAACGGTCGTATCGCCGTCTACATGCGACTTCCCGAGGTTGTTTTGAAGTCCCGCTTTCGCCCTAGCTTCGAATTCAGCCTTAGCCGCAGCAAAATCGGACTTGCGCTTCGCATCATATTCGGTGTGCAAATCGAGGTCGATTTGTCCAAACTGAATTCGCTGCCCGGGATAGGCGCGAGCGAAAGCTTTCAGATCTTCGCGCAGACGGGAGCACTGTTCCGTGCCCCGGCAAAGCTGGATCAAATAACGATCGGCTGCGTCGACCTGCTCGTAACGCCCGGGCGGAATGACAGCAACATGCGTGCTGCCATTCTCGATCACGCCGCCGGACGTGGCGGGCGCATTCCCGATGCCACCTTCAGCGATGCCCAAGTCATCAGCACCCAATGCGGCACCGATCATTCCGAACGTGGCGCACATCAAAGCGGCGCCGAGCCAGAGAACCTTGCGGTTGGCATTTCTCATTGAGGTATCCTCACGATTTTTGTTGCACAAATTGGAAGCGATACTTGCGCCTTTCAGCGCAAGTTCGCCAGTTTTCCATCCTCACGAGCGCGATTCAACGCTTCTCGCGCCGTCAGTTGGGCATCAAGCCTCATCTTGAGGCAACGTTCGGCACTGAGCCCGAAGTTGAGACCAGCAACGTCGGGATCGCCTGTTTCGATAACCAGGTGCCTGGCCTGGTCAACATAGCGGTGATTACCCGCAAGCGGGCAGTGCACCTCGCACTCGGTGAAGAACAGGTAGAGCCAGTTCTTCACCTCTGCCGGCACCTCGGTGGCAGGACGAAAGGTGCTGAAGATTGCCGAGTCACGACAAAATTCAGCCGGACTGTAGTGAATGGTGGCACCATCACCAAGCAGCCGCATACCACCCTCGAAGTGATCCCACTGAGGCACGAACACCCTCTGCAGCGAACACGCCGAAGCCAGAACATGAGCCAGATCATGATCCTTGCCTCGGAATGAGACCAGGGTCTGCCGAAACAAATCAGCAGCGATCGGGTTCAAGTTGTCCTGCGGACGCAGATTGTAGCGCTCGACCATGCTGCGCATGGGTCGAGCCAGATCAACAAAACCGCCGATGCTGACCCTGAGCGGATCAGGCAGAGTGAGGCAGCTCAAGAACGTCTGCAAACTGCTGCCATGATGCCAGAAGCGAGTCGCAGCCTCAGTCATACGGACGACAGCAGAGCCCCAGCCACTTTCCATGAAAGCACCCGGGTCAGGCTTGAGAGAGCCTTCCATAGCCAGCTTGAGAAGTTCGTCGGACATTTCCTTCCAACCAGCCAGCAAGACCGTGACCGGGTCCTTGCAATCCTCGAGAGCTTCAAGAAAGATCTCAGTGATCTGGTCGGGAGTATACCCGTTCGTGTAGAAGGCTGCGACAATGGCGCCGACCGACACACCATGGATGGTGCCGAGCGGAATCCCTTGCGCCTCGAGTTCATCGAGCACGCCGATATGGCGAAAGCCGTTCACTCCACCGGCAGCCAACACCAGTTCGATGTCGGTGGCAGGCAGGCGAAACGGCGGATTCTGGTGAGCAACCATTTTCTCCTCCTGTTCGATGTTAGGGATAAAAACCAGCTCCGGTGTTTTCTTCGACCGGAGCTGATTTGCGGTTGTGGAAAAGTCAGTTCACCTTTCCGGCGACGACAGTGACAGCGTTTTCGAGACCGAAGTGAACGCGTATGGCGTCGTTCACCTGCTCGCGAGTGACCGCCTTGAGGCGCTGCGGATAGAGATCGATCTCCTCGACCCCGAGACCCGCAAACTCGAGATCGGCGATTGTGGTAGCCACTTTCATATCGGTGCGCAGCCCGAGTAGGAAAGCTTCGACAGCGCGACTGGCCTGGCTGCTGACTTCGAGTTCAGTGACTCCCTCATTGACGAACTCCGAGGTCACTTTGTCGACCAGCTCAAGCGCGCTCTCAACCTTCTGAGCATCGGTCGAGAGTGATATCGTCCACGGTGCGCCGCCGACATACAACTCCTGGAACCCGCTGTTGATGCCATACGTAAGCGAGTGCTTGACGCGCACAATCTTGCCCAGGCGCGATCCAATCGTATCGCCGCCCAGAATCAAGTTGCCGATGCGCGCGGCGCAGAAATCAGGATTCGACCACTTCACCGAGCTGGATCGGCCGATCACGACATCGAGATTGGCTTCGTCTCCAACCGGCACATCGAAGCGACTTTTCTGCGGCAGGGGCGCAGCGACAACAGCGATAGGCCGTGCCGTCGGCCCACGCCAATCACCCAGATACCGATCGATCAGAGCGAAAGCAACTTCGCTGTCAACGTCGCCGACGATCGAGATAACGCCACCGTGCGGTGCCACGTGCGCATCGTAGAAGCGGCGCAGCATTGAGCAATCGATGTCGTTCAGCTCAGCCTGGGCTTCGGCGAAGCTTCTTTCTGCGTAAGGTCCGCTCTCGTATAGCTTGCCAGCGAGAACGTTGCTCGCCATTTCGGCAGGCTCGTTGATGCGGCGCGTCAGATCTGAAGCCCACTGCTTCTTCGCGAGAGCAAGCTCCCCGCCATCGAAACGAGGGTTGCGCAGCAGTTCGGACATCAGTTGCATGGCGTCAGAAAAACTCGAAGCCGTGACAAACGCGCTCAAGCCGAAGCTGAACGTATCAGTCCCGAAACCGAGGCGACCCATGCCTTGAAGCATTCTGGCGATTTCTCGCTTGGAGTATTTGCGGGAACCCATCTTCAACTGGTGGGCAACCAGAGTCGGCACGAGCGAATAGCCGCCGGCTAAGGCATCGCCAGCGTGCAACTTGCCGACAATCGAGACCGCACCCGAGTTAGGAACAGACTTGACGAGCACCTTCAGACCATTGTGCAGAAGACGCTGCGCGACTGTATTGGCGATGCCCATCGGAATTCCCGCCGATGCACCCTGAGATTCTTTCATTGATTACTCCTGATGTTCCATACCAAAGACACCACTAGTAGTGCATGATTGAATGCACAACTCGGTTCTGTTCTGTTCAGGATTCTTCAGAATCCGAGTTCGTCGGAATAAACACGCCGACGGTGCGATTCGTTTCGGTGAAATACTTGCCAGCCACGCGCATGACGTCTTCGGATGTCACCTCGTCGAATAAGTCGTCGAATTCCACCTGCCAGCGCCAGTCACCGACGGCCGATTCACCTTCGCAAATCCACTTCACCCATTGCATAGGATCCTGAAGGCCAAGCACCGTGCTGACACGATTTGCTGCCCGCGCAAAAGCAAGCTCTTCCTCCGAAACTGGCTCCTGAGATAGTCTTGCCAGTTCAGAAAGAAGCACGGACTCAACTTTCTCGACCGACGTCTTGGGTGTGAGCGTCGTTTCGATAGTGAAAAGTCCAGGATCGCGAAACTCAAGCTGCGAGCAACCAGCGTCTGCGACCAACCCATTTTCAACCAGGGCTGAGTAGAGACGGCTGTCTGGATTGCTGCTGCCGCCCAGAATACGCGCAATCACTGCAAGCGCATAAGTGTCGTCCTGACTCGACTCCGGCACATGAAAACCCAGCCAGACCCGAGGCAAGTCGCCACTCTTGCGCACCTCGAAACGCCGCTCAGCTTCCTGGGGTGGCTCAACGTCGAATACGAGCGGTATCGGCTGAGGCGACCGCGGAATGTTTGCATAGTGCCGGGCGATCGCTGCCAGGACGACGATGTTCTCGACGGCGCCTCGACAGACGATGACGCAATTGTTCGGCCAGAGGTAGGTGTCGTAACACGCCCGAATTTGCGGCAGCGTCACGTTCTCGACATCCGGTCTCAGCCCGATCGCAGTCCAGCGATAAGGATGCTCCTGGAAAGCAGTTTCGAACATTTTGCCGAACATGATCCTGTCGGGATCTTTGCCACGCATGCTCATTTCTTCGAGAACAACACCACGCTCACTCTCCACCGGACCGGAATGAAGAAGCAAGTTGCGCATACGGTCAGCCTCGACCTCGATGGGGGTCTCGAAGTGTTGAGCCGAGACGCACTCGAAATAAGAAGTGCGGTCGAAGAAAGTGGTGGCGTTGAGCAACATGCCCAGCGGTCCGAATGTCTCAAAAACACCGGTGCCATTTTCCGGATTGTGCTTTTCGGTGCCCTTGAACATCAAGTGTTCCAGGAAGTGAAAGACGCCGGTCGTGCCTGAGAGATTGACGCGAGCCTGGCGAGAAAGGGCGCTGAAAAGACCTGCGGGCTTCTCGTTGCGGCTGCCGACGCGGAACATCTGCAAGTAAGTGAAGACTGGTTTGGAGTGGTCTTCCATGAGCACGACCTTGAGCCCATTGGCGTTCAAGACATACTCCGAGATGCCATGTGCGCTCTGCACATGCGTGAAGCCGAGTTCCTCTTCAGGAGTCGGCTTCCTTTCCTGGTCGCCGTGGCGCCCACTTGTTCTGGTCATGAGGATCTCTCCTTCTGAGTTTGACCTGAGAATACGAACATCCTGGTGACACCGAATGTGCCACCAGGTGATTGGTGTGATTGCGCCCTAGCCCGTGTCGCCGATCAAACTTTCGATTTCTCGGTGATCGGGCTGACGTGCCATTCCGCGATGAATGTGGCGACGAGCACGCCAGTCTCGTTCCCCTCGGGAGCGTGCGGCGCGCATGGTATAACAACAGCCCCTTCGGTGTCGGCCGAGCAAAGCTGGTATATATAGGCCCTCACTTCAAAGGTTCGCTTTTCCAGCGAAAATTCAACGGACGGCGCATAGCTGATGGCGACAAGCGTGCCGTGGGCGACTTTGTGATATTCCGTGCTCAGCTTGGCGACGATTCCGCGCAGTCCAGGCGGAAGACTGTGCAGGAAAGCAATTCCGGACGTCATTTCGCCCAGATTCGTCATCGCCACGGCGTGGATGGAAGGGACGAAGTTTCGCACGAACCAACGGTCTTTCATCGACACTTTGGCGTACCCCGGTGCCAGCTCCAGAACTTTGGCGCCGATCGTGCCCGTATAGGGGGCTTTGAGGTTAATGCGGGTGCTGAACAGCAAATTGCCGAAAGGCAGCTTGCTGCACATTTCCCACCCGTCGCGCAATACCGCACCGATGCCGCCCCGAGCCTTCTTCGGCGCCGCAGTTGAAATAGTCTTTGTCATGATGTTCTCCAGCGATGATGGCACCATTCTCGGTGCATTTTTCCAACTCTACTTACAGAACGCGCTCTCTCCAGTTCCCGAAATTGATCGATCACTGAGAGGCGCGTTCTTCCTTTAGTTATGTGGTATCAGAAGCGGTGCAGCCGAGATGGCTGCGCTCCATGTTTAGGTGCAGCCGGGACGGCTGCGCTCCATTACTTCGGCACCACTGCTCAGACTCGGAAGGCCTGAGCCGACGTTTCATCGCCCACGAAATACTCCGAGGCTTCGAACTCGTCAACCTGGATGGCCGTCTCCATCCAGTCGTAAGCGGCATTCAGCTGGGACGCTTCCAAAACATTGATCACGCCCAGTTTGGCAGCCCGCTCGATCAAAGCCGGACGGATATCGCCTTTCGGCAAGACCCCCTTCTTCTGAGCCTTGCTCAGTTTGGCAGCGGCGCCCCGAGCTTCCGTTTCGACTTCGAAAGCTCTGAGCAAAACGCCAAGACCAAGCGCGCTTCCCGGCGGCTGGTAGACATATTCGCTCAGTCGCAGGAACTGATCGTTGTATGTCTGCATGGTCGCCGCCGCCGCCTTCTTCTGACGGTCAGTCGGACCGACCGACAGAGTATTGAGGCGCAGCATCGGCAAGCCGACCTTGCGCATCAACCAGCCGACCACGGGCACTTCGAAGTTGGCGTAGATGCCCTCGAAAGCCCGCTGCACCTGCTGCAAAGCGTATTCGACCGCGTATTCGACGAGCGGAAGATCTTCTTCACGACGCCCTTCGCGTTCGAAACGCAGCAAGGCAAACTTCGCCCAGAGAATCCAACCGAACGCGTCGGTGAATCGCCCGGAGAGCATGCCCTTGACCTTGAGCTTGGGACCCATGGTCAGCAGCGTGCGGTCGATGAGCATGCCGAAGCGCGTCGTAGCCCAGTCCAGTCGACGATAGAAATCGACAGTCTCGGGTGCGACGTTCTCAGGCTTCGCGCTCGCCAGACCGACAGTCAAGTCGCGGGCCAGGCAGCGTCCTGCGCCCACCGCAGCATGGCCTAGCCAGGCGGCGAACTCGGTGCAGAACTGATTGGGAAGGTCCTGTTCCAGAGCCGTCAGCACATCGAGCGCGTACGGATGGCAGCGGGTCGCTCCCTGACCGGTAGTGAGCATGGTGCGCGTCATGATGCTGGCGCCTTCGACCGTCTTGCCGACCGGCAAAGATCCATACATGCGTCCGAGGATGTTCCGCGGTCCCTGCATCACTGCAGCACCCGCGAAGATGTCCATGCCTGCGATGACCACTTCGGCGCCGAGCTCGGTCGAAAACAGCTTGAGCGCGCCTGATATCACAGGCGGTGCAATGCCGGAATCGATGAGCGAGCAGACGCCAATGCGAGCCGCTTCCATCATGTAAGTAATGCCGTTGATGTGGGCGAGCTTCTCGATAATGCCCTCCATCTTGCCGATCGGCATGGCGAACTGCCGCCGCACCATGGAATAGGCGTTGGCGGAAGCGGCCGTCAAGAGCATGCCGCCCAGAGCGCCCGCCGGCAGCGAGATAGCGCGACCGCCAGCCAGCTGCTGCATGAGCATCTGCCATCCCCGCCCGGCGCCATCGACACCGCCGATGATGTCATTGACGGGCATGATCACGTTCGTGCCGGTGAGAGGCCCATTGAAGAAGCCGTCACCGATCGGAATGTGATGCTTGCCCTGCGTGAACCCGGGCGTTCCCCTCCACAAAAGTCCGCAAGTGACGCCGATGTCTGTGACCGGTTCACCATCTGCGTCTTTCCGACCGAGCAAGTGCTCGGGGTCGAAGAGCTGGAAGGAGAGCGTTGTGATGTCGGCGACCGGGCCCAGCGTCATGTAGCGCTTTCTGAAGTTGAGCCGCACTGCCAGCGTCTCGTCAGCCTGGCGAAACACCACACCCGAAGCCTCGATG contains these protein-coding regions:
- a CDS encoding serine protease, which translates into the protein MRNANRKVLWLGAALMCATFGMIGAALGADDLGIAEGGIGNAPATSGGVIENGSTHVAVIPPGRYEQVDAADRYLIQLCRGTEQCSRLREDLKAFARAYPGQRIQFGQIDLDLHTEYDAKRKSDFAAAKAEFEARAKAGLQNNLGKSHVDGDTTVTPIAPTFEQRGYFDTCPATGPTAVIFVMKRSDSPDLSEGVICSPQELEGFIQQNANVSASGAVSYATPEAYERAKLADRLDALTKPSMVFVWTTQAGKRSGGVGPGFAVGIDKAGNCEISTVSHVTDEEFAGFEVTLSNGQSYPAKKVLEKREREISILTAAVPAEACKPLKIADEPAKAGSQVFMGTLPLPEHFNPSSARWTRGPSDSIGQVSEVKPFAALPGLDSRYALGQEVVVENIQGYRGDSGNPVVNLNGEVVSMSFVTQQGGGVTLALPARFMKEALDDLHRQ
- a CDS encoding insulinase family protein → MKESQGASAGIPMGIANTVAQRLLHNGLKVLVKSVPNSGAVSIVGKLHAGDALAGGYSLVPTLVAHQLKMGSRKYSKREIARMLQGMGRLGFGTDTFSFGLSAFVTASSFSDAMQLMSELLRNPRFDGGELALAKKQWASDLTRRINEPAEMASNVLAGKLYESGPYAERSFAEAQAELNDIDCSMLRRFYDAHVAPHGGVISIVGDVDSEVAFALIDRYLGDWRGPTARPIAVVAAPLPQKSRFDVPVGDEANLDVVIGRSSSVKWSNPDFCAARIGNLILGGDTIGSRLGKIVRVKHSLTYGINSGFQELYVGGAPWTISLSTDAQKVESALELVDKVTSEFVNEGVTELEVSSQASRAVEAFLLGLRTDMKVATTIADLEFAGLGVEEIDLYPQRLKAVTREQVNDAIRVHFGLENAVTVVAGKVN
- a CDS encoding insulinase family protein, with protein sequence MTRTSGRHGDQERKPTPEEELGFTHVQSAHGISEYVLNANGLKVVLMEDHSKPVFTYLQMFRVGSRNEKPAGLFSALSRQARVNLSGTTGVFHFLEHLMFKGTEKHNPENGTGVFETFGPLGMLLNATTFFDRTSYFECVSAQHFETPIEVEADRMRNLLLHSGPVESERGVVLEEMSMRGKDPDRIMFGKMFETAFQEHPYRWTAIGLRPDVENVTLPQIRACYDTYLWPNNCVIVCRGAVENIVVLAAIARHYANIPRSPQPIPLVFDVEPPQEAERRFEVRKSGDLPRVWLGFHVPESSQDDTYALAVIARILGGSSNPDSRLYSALVENGLVADAGCSQLEFRDPGLFTIETTLTPKTSVEKVESVLLSELARLSQEPVSEEELAFARAANRVSTVLGLQDPMQWVKWICEGESAVGDWRWQVEFDDLFDEVTSEDVMRVAGKYFTETNRTVGVFIPTNSDSEES
- a CDS encoding DUF4442 domain-containing protein — encoded protein: MVPSSLENIMTKTISTAAPKKARGGIGAVLRDGWEMCSKLPFGNLLFSTRINLKAPYTGTIGAKVLELAPGYAKVSMKDRWFVRNFVPSIHAVAMTNLGEMTSGIAFLHSLPPGLRGIVAKLSTEYHKVAHGTLVAISYAPSVEFSLEKRTFEVRAYIYQLCSADTEGAVVIPCAPHAPEGNETGVLVATFIAEWHVSPITEKSKV
- a CDS encoding acyl-CoA dehydrogenase, with translation MQLALKFFPMPSISDSERLALQAGDVSIDGGLFGSKIDWRAYSALPFNGLTDREAAFINGPCKDLCRMVDAWKIHQTRRVPKKVIDFIHQQGFMGLLIPQADGGLGFSWLAISTVLTMVGQVSAAVSTYITIANSLSAAELIKHYGTSEQKKLLRKLATGELVPCFGLTEPKNGSDAANIEASGVVFRQADETLAVRLNFRKRYMTLGPVADITTLSFQLFDPEHLLGRKDADGEPVTDIGVTCGLLWRGTPGFTQGKHHIPIGDGFFNGPLTGTNVIMPVNDIIGGVDGAGRGWQMLMQQLAGGRAISLPAGALGGMLLTAASANAYSMVRRQFAMPIGKMEGIIEKLAHINGITYMMEAARIGVCSLIDSGIAPPVISGALKLFSTELGAEVVIAGMDIFAGAAVMQGPRNILGRMYGSLPVGKTVEGASIMTRTMLTTGQGATRCHPYALDVLTALEQDLPNQFCTEFAAWLGHAAVGAGRCLARDLTVGLASAKPENVAPETVDFYRRLDWATTRFGMLIDRTLLTMGPKLKVKGMLSGRFTDAFGWILWAKFALLRFEREGRREEDLPLVEYAVEYALQQVQRAFEGIYANFEVPVVGWLMRKVGLPMLRLNTLSVGPTDRQKKAAAATMQTYNDQFLRLSEYVYQPPGSALGLGVLLRAFEVETEARGAAAKLSKAQKKGVLPKGDIRPALIERAAKLGVINVLEASQLNAAYDWMETAIQVDEFEASEYFVGDETSAQAFRV